One Succinivibrio dextrinosolvens DNA window includes the following coding sequences:
- the lnt gene encoding apolipoprotein N-acyltransferase has translation MQFFIKLYLILSSLLDGKRLLNLINKPLGMCLSSMVLGAIMSLSIAPVEKWPFAVIALGFFMMQLYTCKYIPQVGLLSVLFFGTYATLSLTWLNFVLEGFGQVPLVLSYIIIIGGSFGYIAFTYAIPNMIAFGIAKNKKAVYLCCFVPIAFIISDYIVYYFLSGFPWLYAGYSCVEGPLKNYAPFIGVRGINLALYVLSAALALTAMRKFLFLPVAAMILIVGVFLENIPQVEKMPTVNASLVQANITQSVHNNAASVNEIFSTYWTLTKPKLSNSKIVVWSESALPIDYYSSADLISDLDTVFKNDKSALITGIFTSAQSKIYNSIVHIGDGADLAHDLPYQKRKLVPFGEFVPFEDILRPLGSIFVIPNSSFSYGPDEQPPITINDYKFIPAICYEAIFPEVISSMDSEHTNGIIMVSNDSWFGPTQAPQQHLNIARMRAMELQKPMLRCTNSGITAYIDENGKVVDRLPQDQEGVLTVQFSPVKGQTFYSKYGTQTLFLIMLILLVLGIRGLRQKDDPTKDTMSKLVRP, from the coding sequence ATGCAGTTTTTTATTAAATTATATCTTATTCTATCCAGTCTGCTTGACGGCAAGAGACTGCTGAATCTTATTAACAAACCACTGGGTATGTGTCTATCCTCAATGGTTCTAGGTGCAATTATGAGTTTATCCATTGCACCTGTTGAAAAGTGGCCATTTGCAGTAATTGCTCTCGGATTCTTCATGATGCAGCTTTACACCTGTAAATATATACCTCAGGTAGGACTTCTGTCCGTGCTGTTCTTTGGAACCTACGCTACTCTTTCTCTGACCTGGCTGAATTTTGTATTGGAAGGATTCGGACAGGTTCCTCTTGTTTTATCCTATATCATCATAATCGGCGGCTCTTTCGGATATATTGCATTTACTTATGCTATTCCCAATATGATAGCCTTTGGCATCGCCAAAAATAAAAAAGCTGTTTATTTATGCTGTTTTGTTCCTATCGCATTTATCATTTCCGACTATATTGTCTACTATTTTCTCTCAGGTTTTCCATGGCTTTACGCTGGTTATTCCTGTGTAGAAGGACCTCTTAAGAACTATGCACCATTTATCGGTGTGAGAGGAATCAATTTAGCCCTTTATGTTTTGAGTGCAGCCCTTGCTCTTACGGCTATGAGAAAATTCCTGTTTCTTCCGGTTGCTGCAATGATTCTTATTGTTGGTGTTTTCCTTGAGAATATTCCTCAGGTTGAAAAAATGCCAACCGTCAATGCATCTCTGGTTCAGGCAAATATAACTCAGTCAGTACACAACAATGCAGCCAGCGTTAACGAAATCTTTTCAACCTACTGGACACTTACCAAACCTAAGCTTTCTAATTCCAAAATTGTAGTTTGGTCAGAGTCAGCTCTACCTATTGATTACTATTCATCAGCAGATCTGATTAGCGATTTGGATACAGTATTTAAGAATGACAAGTCAGCGCTTATAACAGGTATATTTACCTCTGCTCAGAGTAAGATTTATAACTCAATCGTCCATATTGGTGACGGAGCTGATCTTGCCCACGATCTCCCATACCAGAAGAGAAAACTGGTACCTTTCGGAGAATTTGTCCCCTTCGAGGATATTCTCCGTCCTTTAGGTTCAATATTTGTAATTCCTAACTCTTCATTCAGTTATGGTCCGGATGAACAGCCACCTATTACAATCAATGACTATAAATTCATTCCTGCTATCTGCTATGAGGCTATTTTTCCTGAGGTGATTTCCTCCATGGATTCAGAACATACCAACGGTATTATTATGGTTTCCAATGACTCCTGGTTTGGCCCTACTCAGGCTCCACAGCAGCATCTGAATATTGCCAGAATGAGAGCAATGGAACTTCAGAAACCAATGCTTCGCTGTACAAATAGTGGAATTACGGCTTACATCGATGAAAATGGTAAGGTTGTAGACCGACTACCACAGGATCAGGAGGGAGTACTTACTGTACAGTTTTCTCCTGTTAAAGGACAGACATTCTACTCAAAATATGGAACTCAGACTCTATTCCTGATTATGCTGATACTGTTGGTTTTAGGTATTCGTGGACTAAGGCAGAAGGATGATCCCACAAAGGATACAATGAGCAAGCTGGTTAGACCGTAA
- a CDS encoding ion transporter — translation MLYKRKQIINKVDRFLNNSNTEKFIIVLILLNIVCYILSTVDEIEFVTESFFSYFDLVCVIIFSIEFILRVLSCKSLKQLFSPMMIIDFIAIAPFYCGQFFNNSTVFLRVVRISRLLRLAKLARYSRALKNIQVAFKQKKEELVITLAFFCISVVICGILMYLFEHNAQPSVFSSIPRSCYFAIVTFTTVGYGDFSPITEEGRFIASLMAVLGACIHGLVIGVISTAISSALKVSK, via the coding sequence ATGTTATATAAAAGAAAGCAGATTATAAATAAGGTAGATAGATTTCTTAATAACAGTAATACTGAGAAATTTATTATAGTCCTCATTCTACTCAACATAGTGTGTTATATACTTTCGACTGTTGATGAAATTGAATTCGTCACGGAATCATTCTTCTCATATTTTGATTTAGTGTGTGTCATTATCTTTTCTATTGAATTTATTTTAAGAGTACTCTCATGTAAGTCTTTAAAGCAGTTATTCTCTCCTATGATGATTATTGATTTTATTGCAATTGCTCCTTTCTATTGTGGACAATTCTTTAATAACAGCACTGTATTTCTTCGCGTGGTTAGAATATCTAGACTTCTAAGGCTTGCTAAATTAGCTCGTTACTCAAGAGCTTTAAAAAACATACAGGTCGCCTTTAAACAAAAGAAAGAAGAATTAGTAATTACCCTCGCGTTCTTTTGTATTAGCGTAGTCATTTGCGGGATCCTAATGTACCTATTTGAACATAATGCTCAACCAAGTGTTTTTTCTTCAATTCCGAGAAGTTGTTATTTTGCAATTGTTACTTTTACCACTGTGGGTTATGGGGATTTTTCGCCAATCACAGAAGAAGGAAGATTTATTGCTTCTCTTATGGCTGTGTTAGGAGCTTGTATTCACGGTCTTGTTATTGGAGTAATAAGTACAGCAATCAGTTCCGCATTAAAAGTTAGTAAATAA
- a CDS encoding TerB family tellurite resistance protein, whose translation MATETLKHLAKACAFIIFADGKIDSTELDSSKFIFEKYGFDWFEGETLIKTYLDKFIDASESENTVESDQDITLGNLEIDDVDSFDILKDLAKIAISDGEITFSEVSVIHLLGESFGLEPSLSSVALLNAVKDQQNLKFDLENDHE comes from the coding sequence ATGGCAACAGAAACGTTAAAACATCTAGCAAAAGCCTGCGCTTTTATAATCTTTGCAGATGGAAAGATTGATTCGACAGAGCTTGATTCTTCAAAGTTTATTTTTGAGAAATACGGTTTTGATTGGTTTGAGGGTGAAACTTTAATCAAGACTTATTTAGATAAGTTTATTGATGCAAGCGAATCAGAAAATACTGTTGAGAGTGATCAGGATATTACTTTAGGAAATCTTGAAATTGACGATGTTGATAGCTTTGATATTTTGAAGGATTTAGCAAAGATCGCGATCAGTGATGGTGAAATTACTTTTAGTGAAGTTAGCGTTATTCATTTACTCGGAGAGTCATTTGGCTTAGAGCCTTCCTTATCTAGTGTTGCACTTTTAAATGCTGTTAAAGATCAACAAAACTTGAAATTCGACCTGGAGAATGATCATGAATAA
- a CDS encoding ion transporter codes for MSSLQTKCRFIFNKNIQIFIVTIIILNAISLGIETSKNLPTSLRNYLEWFDTIVLCIYVTELVLKQIALGGRFWKNGWNVFDVLIVTLSLAPANGSLSILRGLRILRLFRVFSAFKPLRRIIVSLLKSIPSIGWLSLLVLINLYLFSVIGTNFFGDVFDDYFGTIGRSFFTLFQIMTLEGWADLARSILNEHEYAYIYFVFFILLNTFIMLNLFVGVIVSAMSEIDSELANLDKESPDKQIENDSKDSNSDVDSVESEMLLKEQLVMLNKELNEIKAAIINIENHLNTKC; via the coding sequence ATGTCATCACTACAGACAAAATGTAGATTTATATTTAATAAAAATATTCAGATTTTTATTGTTACTATTATTATTCTTAATGCTATTTCTTTAGGAATAGAGACTTCCAAAAATCTACCAACGAGCTTAAGAAATTATCTTGAATGGTTTGACACAATTGTCTTATGTATTTACGTTACAGAATTAGTTTTGAAGCAGATTGCCTTGGGCGGAAGATTTTGGAAAAATGGCTGGAATGTTTTTGATGTACTGATAGTTACGTTATCATTAGCTCCAGCAAATGGTTCTCTAAGTATTCTAAGAGGCTTAAGAATTCTTCGTCTTTTCCGTGTTTTTTCTGCTTTCAAGCCTTTAAGAAGAATCATTGTAAGTCTATTAAAATCTATTCCAAGTATTGGATGGCTGTCTCTTTTAGTGTTAATAAACCTATATTTGTTTTCTGTTATTGGAACGAATTTCTTTGGAGATGTATTTGATGATTATTTTGGAACAATCGGAAGAAGCTTTTTTACATTGTTTCAGATAATGACTCTTGAAGGCTGGGCAGATCTAGCTCGCTCTATTCTCAATGAACATGAATATGCTTATATATATTTCGTTTTTTTTATTCTGTTAAATACTTTTATTATGTTGAATCTTTTTGTTGGTGTGATTGTTAGTGCCATGAGTGAAATCGATTCAGAATTAGCAAATTTAGATAAAGAAAGTCCAGATAAACAGATTGAAAACGATTCTAAAGACTCAAATAGCGATGTAGATAGTGTTGAATCTGAAATGTTATTGAAAGAGCAACTTGTTATGCTGAATAAGGAATTGAATGAAATAAAGGCTGCAATAATTAATATTGAGAATCATTTAAATACTAAATGTTAA
- a CDS encoding L,D-transpeptidase family protein: MYKKLALAFAFLSSVTAANATNVYNLNGNRVVGEEQIYQIDSNGITTLEYVAAEYHLGLSNMIEANPEVDPIVPLKGLNLVIPTKLILPDTVHEGIIVNSAEMRLYYYNKGKVEVYPIGIGQIGKGTPLAWTTKVERKKAGPTWTPTAAMRAEYAAEGEYLPPVVPAGPDNPMGLYAMYVGKLYAIHGTNADFGIGLRVSHGCVRLRNEDNEELFNKVPVGTRVQFINEPIKTAEEPNGDLYIEVHQPLSRSQSEFDNFDANVPFSFTKSQLEFFKDPRINQDILQRALHERTGRPVLLNPVEF, from the coding sequence ATGTATAAGAAATTAGCTCTAGCTTTTGCTTTCCTTTCTTCTGTTACAGCTGCAAATGCAACCAATGTTTATAATCTAAATGGTAATCGGGTAGTAGGAGAGGAGCAGATTTATCAGATCGATTCTAACGGTATTACTACTCTTGAATATGTAGCAGCTGAGTATCATCTAGGTCTTTCAAATATGATAGAGGCTAATCCGGAGGTTGATCCTATTGTTCCTCTGAAAGGTCTTAATCTTGTTATTCCTACAAAACTGATCCTTCCTGATACTGTTCATGAAGGTATTATTGTTAATTCCGCTGAAATGCGCCTCTATTATTACAACAAGGGTAAAGTTGAAGTTTATCCAATCGGTATCGGACAGATTGGAAAGGGCACACCTTTAGCCTGGACCACTAAGGTTGAGCGTAAGAAGGCCGGTCCTACCTGGACTCCAACTGCAGCCATGAGAGCAGAATATGCTGCCGAGGGTGAGTATCTTCCTCCTGTAGTTCCTGCTGGTCCAGATAATCCAATGGGACTGTATGCTATGTACGTAGGAAAGCTTTATGCTATTCATGGAACAAATGCTGATTTTGGTATTGGCCTTCGAGTAAGTCATGGATGTGTTCGTCTTCGTAACGAGGATAACGAGGAACTGTTCAACAAGGTTCCTGTAGGTACCAGAGTTCAGTTTATCAACGAACCAATTAAGACTGCTGAAGAACCAAACGGTGATCTTTATATTGAAGTTCATCAGCCATTATCGAGAAGTCAGTCTGAATTTGATAATTTTGATGCAAATGTTCCTTTCTCATTTACGAAGTCTCAACTAGAATTCTTTAAGGATCCTCGAATTAATCAGGATATTTTACAGCGTGCTCTTCATGAGCGAACTGGAAGACCGGTTCTGCTAAATCCAGTGGAATTCTAG
- a CDS encoding DUF1643 domain-containing protein, with protein sequence MDFLENLHYSLDTKRIYIGNDKVRFILGEPAPANNILVIGVNPSTADDKKDDPTIRRVRQFINSTGGIDGWIMVNPYPYRTAKVKKLPDNCNNYLVEENLRIINEITKKYNVNYVWAGWGSGIDQKEYLWECLYRLIRSLPTSLKWLSRPGLSKQGNVIHPFCPFGEVKLISFDIISHLRNKGFSDDHIDIIN encoded by the coding sequence ATGGATTTTCTAGAGAATCTTCACTATTCATTAGATACAAAAAGGATTTACATCGGAAATGACAAAGTTAGATTTATACTTGGTGAACCGGCTCCTGCCAATAATATTCTTGTAATTGGAGTAAATCCAAGTACAGCTGATGATAAAAAAGACGATCCAACAATTAGACGCGTAAGACAATTTATAAATTCTACAGGGGGTATTGATGGATGGATAATGGTTAATCCTTACCCTTATAGAACAGCAAAAGTAAAAAAACTACCAGATAATTGTAATAATTATTTAGTAGAAGAAAATTTAAGAATCATTAACGAAATAACTAAAAAATATAATGTTAATTATGTTTGGGCAGGCTGGGGAAGTGGAATAGATCAAAAAGAGTATCTTTGGGAATGTTTATATCGTTTGATAAGATCTCTTCCTACCTCTTTAAAATGGTTAAGTAGACCTGGTTTATCTAAGCAAGGAAATGTTATTCATCCATTTTGTCCTTTTGGCGAAGTAAAGTTAATTAGTTTTGATATTATTTCACACTTAAGAAACAAAGGATTTTCTGATGATCACATAGATATCATTAACTGA
- the ybeY gene encoding rRNA maturation RNase YbeY, producing the protein MQVIIDLQIATDEALESYPSLELMTKWATVALKTGGRNKDSEITIRMVNSEEIHQLNSTYRHVDRPTNILSFPFELPEGVEDLPLLGDLVVCKEVLERECKEQNKTLEEHFAHLIVHGCLHLIGYDHIEEEDAKEMEPLEIKAMEELGYDNPYKDDEY; encoded by the coding sequence ATGCAAGTAATAATTGATCTGCAGATTGCAACAGACGAAGCTCTTGAAAGCTACCCATCACTAGAACTAATGACAAAATGGGCAACTGTTGCACTCAAGACAGGCGGCAGAAACAAGGATAGCGAAATCACCATCCGTATGGTGAATTCAGAGGAGATCCATCAGCTGAACTCTACATACAGACATGTAGACAGACCAACCAACATTCTGTCTTTCCCTTTTGAACTGCCAGAGGGGGTTGAAGATCTGCCTTTATTAGGAGATCTTGTTGTCTGCAAGGAAGTTTTAGAAAGAGAGTGCAAAGAGCAGAACAAGACTCTTGAGGAGCATTTTGCCCACCTGATCGTACATGGATGTCTGCATCTTATCGGATACGATCATATTGAAGAAGAAGACGCCAAGGAAATGGAGCCTCTAGAAATTAAGGCCATGGAAGAACTTGGCTATGATAATCCTTACAAGGATGATGAATACTAA
- a CDS encoding HlyC/CorC family transporter, with product MTDNHDEEHSSFLSKIFSKKTEPTSQDELEQVIREATENEVIDEDTEEMLQGIFDINRLRVSDVMIPANEIVTIHVNSTIEEAAKIVLQTAHSRYPVIGEDKDHIVGVLLAKDLIPYACGLKELEGGSIKSILRSPIIVPEAKRVNSMLKEFQQNRFHIAIVVDEFGGVSGLVTIEDVLEVIVGDIDDEYDTEVNSEHIVKSKEGKSYIVSGITELEEFDEFFNCKFSELAEVDTIAGLTTHMLGKFPNIGEKLTIEGFEFKVLEANDRRVHLLEVTPPATDQDIKQ from the coding sequence ATGACAGATAATCACGACGAGGAACACAGTTCCTTTTTATCAAAGATTTTTTCAAAAAAAACTGAACCTACCAGTCAGGACGAATTAGAACAGGTTATTCGCGAAGCAACTGAAAATGAAGTTATCGACGAAGATACTGAGGAAATGCTTCAAGGTATTTTTGACATCAACAGACTTCGTGTTTCAGACGTAATGATCCCAGCAAATGAGATTGTTACAATTCATGTCAACAGCACCATTGAAGAAGCCGCAAAAATCGTTCTTCAGACTGCTCACTCCCGCTATCCTGTAATCGGTGAGGACAAGGATCATATCGTAGGAGTCCTTCTGGCAAAAGATCTAATTCCTTATGCCTGCGGCCTAAAGGAACTTGAGGGAGGTTCAATCAAATCAATTCTTCGCTCCCCTATTATCGTTCCGGAAGCCAAGCGTGTTAATTCAATGCTCAAGGAATTTCAGCAGAATCGATTCCACATTGCAATCGTGGTCGATGAATTTGGAGGAGTCTCAGGACTTGTCACCATTGAGGACGTTCTTGAGGTTATCGTTGGTGATATTGATGACGAATACGATACTGAGGTGAATTCAGAGCATATAGTCAAATCAAAGGAAGGAAAATCCTATATTGTCAGTGGCATAACTGAGCTAGAGGAATTTGACGAGTTCTTTAACTGTAAATTCTCTGAGCTTGCAGAGGTTGACACCATTGCAGGTCTTACCACTCATATGCTGGGTAAATTCCCCAACATCGGAGAAAAGCTTACAATTGAAGGCTTTGAATTCAAGGTGCTAGAAGCCAATGACAGGAGAGTGCATCTTCTTGAGGTAACTCCGCCAGCAACAGATCAGGACATTAAGCAGTAG